One genomic segment of Helianthus annuus cultivar XRQ/B chromosome 14, HanXRQr2.0-SUNRISE, whole genome shotgun sequence includes these proteins:
- the LOC110904288 gene encoding UDP-xylose transporter 1: protein MGELTGFQLGVIGALFLSVASSVSIVICNKALMSNLGFPFATTLTSWHLMVTYCTLHVAQRLNFFENKRIDMKTVILFGILNGVSIGFLNLSLGFNSIGFYQMTKLAIIPFTVLLETVFLKKQFSQKIKLSLFLLLLGVGIASVTDLQLNFVGTILSLLAIATTCVGQILTNTIQKRLNVSSTQLLYQSAPFQAAILFVTGPLVDQYLTKQNVFAFKYSPLVLGFIILSCVIAVSVNFSTFLVIGKTSPVTYQVLGHLKTCLVLGFGYTLLHDPFTEKNIIGILIAIVGMGLYSYFCTHENKKKQIVDLSPSSQIKDKDSNTPLLGHQEKENHFEAKKATKDSLV from the exons ATGGGAGAATTGACAGGGTTCCAGTTGGGAGTTATTGGTGCATTGTTTCTATCAGTGGCATCATCAGTCTCCATTGTTATATGCAACAAAGCTCTGATGAGCAATCTCGGTTTTCCCTTTG CTACAACGTTGACTAGTTGGCATCTGATGGTAACATACTGCACTCTTCACGTGGCACAACGTTTAAATTTCTTTGAGAACAAGAGAATTGATATGAAGACGGTGATCCTATTTGGCATCCTAAATGGCGTTTCAATCGGTTTTCTTAACTTGAGCCTTGGCTTTAATTCCATTGGCTTTTATCAG ATGACCAAACTTGCAATCATACCTTTCACCGTCCTGTTAGAAACTGTTTTCTTGAAAAAACAGTTCAG CCAGAAAATAAAGTTATCGCTTTTCCTCCTACTTCTTGGAGTTGGCATAGCATCAGTGACAGATCTTCAGCTCAATTTTGTCGGCACGATTCTCTCACTTCTAGCTATTGCCACCACTTGTGTTGGTCAAATT CTAACAAACACAATTCAAAAGAGACTAAATGTGTCATCAACTCAGTTACTGTATCAATCAGCACCATTTCAAGCAGCTATTCTGTTCGTCACAGGCCCGTTAGTAGATCAGTACCTCACTAAGCAAAACGTATTTGCTTTCAAATATTCACCTCTTGTTTTG GGATTCATTATCCTGTCATGTGTTATTGCGGTTTCTGTGAATTTTAGCACATTTTTGGTGATTGGCAAAACATCACCGGTTACATACCAAGTTTTAGGACACCTCAAGACATGTCTTGTTCTTGGATTCGGGTATACTTTATTACATGACCCTTTCACAGAGAAGAACATAATCGGAATACTTATCGCCATTGTTGGAATGGGGCTCTATTCTTACTTTTGTACCCatgaaaacaaaaagaaacagaTCGTTGATCTCTCTCCAAGCTCTCAG aTTAAGGATAAAGATAGTAACACACCTCTTTTGGGACATCAAGAAAAAGAAAATCATTTTGAAGCGAAGAAAGCAACGAAAGACTCCCTTGTTTAA